The genomic segment AAGCACTGGCACTGTCAAATAAACGCAGCTGAACTCCAGCGAACAGAGGGTTAAACCTTAGCTgcagaaattcactgcagtcCAAAAGCATTTGGCTGATAGCTACTGAACAGCACAATCTATCTGTGCCATTATGCTGCTATTGGACAAATGTTTGTATCTATCTAGAAtttgctttgtgtgtttttaaactcCTTAGTTTGGAAATACCATTTTATTGCATATAATATTTGGCACAGTTAAAACTGGAGCTTCCATTTGGGGCTGGATTTAGAAACTGGTGCCTTTGCAAAGAGCTTCTTACTGCCTCCTAAATATGGTCGAAAACAAACTAAATGCCTCTTTTCCTATGCTAGACATCACAACTTTCCTTTTTCAgtcaaaaaaaaagcaattaatTATCCATTTTTTAAATAGAAGTCACCAGTTATTAGAAAATAGTTTCAAATTACTTTCTTTTCTAATATAATTTGCATGTCTCACCACTGCCTGAcggtagttttatttatatatatttatttatttattttttcatatttatatactTATGTATAGGCATGtacaagaaacaaaaaatgtctctgtttTGCACTTCTGTACAAAAGAAAGTTACCGTTCTGTTCTTTGTGCATTCTATTGCATGGACTGGTGAGCAGAGATGAGGGGAGAGGTTCGGGCAGAGTCAGACATAAATCCATAGGGAGCGTTACTCAGATTTGGGTCTCTTGAACCTTGTCCTTGCCATGAGTAGTCTTAATGACGTAGGGATCAGCAATGGTGCTGATGTGGCTGTGATGCTGTCTAACAGAGCGGTGAAGAGAGTTGTTCTGAGTCCAATGGGCACCGTAACCGCCCTGGCGGGATGAGGAGGACACATACCCAGGCTTAAAGGTGTTGCTGTTGTGTTCCACCAGTGTAGGCAGTACTAAACCTGTGTCATCAGAGCCACTAGATCCAGATGTGGGCGGTGGAACAGGAGGAACTTCTTCCTCCATCTGTATGATTTCTATGGTCCTGGCTGCTGCCACGGTGCTTCTCTGTTGATGCCTCTTGCGCAACTTATAGAACGCTATTAACATGGCAGCTGCCAGCAAGGTAACAGCAACAAAACACCCAATAATGATTTTGGTGGTTTTCATCACCTCATCCAGGCTGGCAGCTGGCTCACGAGGGACTCTGGCAGTGGGAATTGATACCTGCCTTGGAGTCTGAGTGTTTTGAAATAGCACAGTAGGTGTGGAGATAAAGACAGGTTGAAATACAGAGGGTGATGCAGGGACAGTGGGCTTGGGTTTAGGGGTCTCCTCCACTGTGGGCGCCAAAACTTCCACCGTTACAGTGGTAAAGTAGGACAGATTAGATGTATTGAGTTCAGCATTGCTGACGTTTAGGTAGGCCGAGGCGTTGGAATTTCCTGCCATGTTGCTCACCATGCAAGTGTAAACACCTGTATCTGATGGGAGAACATTGGAGAAATTAAGTGTTCCATCATTAAGGACAGATATTCTTGGATGAGCTGAGCCATGGGTCAATACAGTTCCATTAGGGAGAAGCCATCGTACTGAGCTCATGGCAGCTGTGCGACACTTAAGCTCTGCCACCCTTGCTGCTGAAATGTTAAGATCTCTTGGAGCATCAAGTATGAATGGTGCTGAACACTGAAAGGTTGTTTGATCAACTTCCACCAGGTAGCGTCCTCTCATGTGGACTGGAGTGTGGCAGCGTCCACAGCAGGTGGAATTTGTGGGAATGTATTCTCTGAGCCACCAAGAGAGCCACACTACATCACAGTCACATCGCCATGGGTTGTGATGAAGATGTAGCTCCACCAGATACTGCAGGGGGGTGAAGAGGTTATGGGGGAGAGACGACAGGTTATTGTGGGCTAAATTAAGCTCCACCAaggctgtgatgtcatcaaatGCATTCCTTTCAATCATAGTAATGGCAGAGTTCATAATCCATAGTTTACGTAAATTCTTGAGGCCACGGAATGCTCCAGGCTTCAGTTCAGGGAAAACATTCTCTGATATCTCCAACTCCTCCAATCCCACCAGTGGTGAAAGATTGGGAAATTCCCTCAGATTGCACATCCCCAGGTTCAGGTACTTCAGGTTGTGAAGGCCCTCGAAAGCGCCATCTGAGATGTACTCCAACTTCCTCAGCTCTCCCAGGTCCAGTCTCATGAGTGAGGGGACACGATTAAAGGCATAAGAGGGGATGCTCTCAATGGGATTGTTTCTAAGCCACAATTCTCTAAGCTTTGACAGATATTCAAAAGCTCCACTAGGTATGACTGTCAGTCTGTTGTCGAACAACTCCAGGGTGTTGAGACTGGTCAGGCCATTGAAGGCCCCCACTTCAATCTGCCTGATAGCATTCCTGCCCAACTGTAGTACCTCCAAGTGATGCAGGTGTCTAAATGTATCTGCCTGTATGGTTTCTATGCTGTTTTCCATCAGATTCAGGTACCTGGTGTTGGCTGGGATGTTAGGAGGAACCCTAATCAGCCCTCTGCGGGTACACACCACCTTGCTGAGCTGGTTAGTGCAGGAGCACACACCTGGACAGTTCTGTGGCTTAGCTGAGCCGAACTCAGGGCCTGTGGACTGGCACATAGTGAAGGCAGGCACCATGAGGGAAAGCACGGCGAGCAGGGCTGCATTCCAGGTAGGCTGCACACTAACCTGGCCCAGAGGACTCATGGTGTGGAGGGCTCATTATTCTGCATGGTGGGGGGATATGGCACACACCAAACGACAGACCACCCTAGCCTGGCTGGAGCAACTCAAGGCTCCAAAGTTCCATCGACAGTGCAGGGAGATGCTGCATCAAAATTGTTGTGTGAGGgaatgaaggggaaaaaaaggaggacAGATaaggagagagagtgagagagattaatacaagagaagaaacagaagaaaagcaATGCAGCAATGTAAGAAATAGGTTGAGTAACAGTCTCAGTGACGTACCTCATTAGTTTGAAAGTCCTCCTTTTTGCCTCTTTCCAAATGTTAAGCACAACAGTCACATACAGCATTCATGTGTAATTCCTTTCCACAGAATGGCATGAGATAGatggtttcttctttttccttttttaagaaAGTAGTGTGGCCCTCTATTAGCCAAGGGTACAAAATGGCTCCTGATATTAAAGACTGAGAGCAGCATGGAAAACACTCACAGACAGCAGTAAGGCCATGAAGGCTTAGCAGGTGCCCAGATTCCTTCTGCCCCCACCAACTGTCCCCCTGTCAGGCAGCAGACTCCAAAATGCAGCTGCACTGTAGATAAATCACAACGATCCATAACGCAGTTAAACACGACagaagaggagagaagaagTGACCAagtgaaatgaataaaaatccCCAGTTCTGTCAGGTCCTGATACATGTGTTGGCTCGTCCGGCTGGTCGCCTGTTTGGGTGAGAGACCTCCCTCACTGTGACTTTGCCAAGGGCTTGTCGGTCGCTGATTAGCCCTGTTGTGACAgagactgagagacagaaaaaggcTAAAGAACTCCCGGCACAGTCAtccccctctcctctcctctcctcctctgtgtTCCTCTTGCTTCCTCCCAATGTTGGGCTGGCCCTGGTCAGAGCAGCTGCAGGCTGCTGTGTGCACAGCTAGCAGTAATCCGTCTATTCCTCCTGGGGGGAGGGGGCTGGGGGTGGTGGGAGAGATGGTGGCGCTGTGTGGGGGGTGTAGAAGAGGATACGCTGCACTGTTGGAGCTTCGCAAAAGGCTGtcggaagagagagagagcactcTTGTCCTCTTCTGCAATGAGAGAATGCAGAGAGGATTACGCTTGAAGGATGTGTGTGGAAGTGGGCTCCGTATCTGTATCCATAAGCAGAGAATGGTGTTGAGGATCCTTCTCTCCGCTTGCTCTTTGTCCCCCAGGCTGCGTCCTGCAGTGGtcttctgcttgcttttttgttagttttttctCCAGGACTGAGGTAGTAAGTTGTGGCAGTTAGCCATGTGTGTGGCTGTCAGACTTGCGGCTGGCTGGTGGACTACTGCAGTAGCCAGAgtagaagagagagagagagaaagaggggggAAAGAGAGACCGAAAGAGAATGAATGAGAGAACCACTGACAGATCAAGAGCAAGAAAAAGATAGAGTGTGCGaaggagagtgtgtgtgtgtgagagagagatggagaggcACGCGAGCGCTCTAACAGGCAGCCCACCGTCAGAGAAACAGCAGGAGCAGCATTCTAATCCACATCTCCTCTTCTTGTTTATTCTCcaatctctcttttttctctattCCCCCCCTTCGATGTGTGTCGGTGTTGCAGGCAGCTAAGATGCTCGCTCTGCCCCCTCCCTTTGTCCTTCAGTGGGAACGTGAATGTACTGCTGACGCACTCCTCATAGCTGCTCAGCCAGCC from the Oreochromis niloticus isolate F11D_XX linkage group LG7, O_niloticus_UMD_NMBU, whole genome shotgun sequence genome contains:
- the lrrc4.2 gene encoding leucine-rich repeat-containing protein 4.2, whose translation is MSPLGQVSVQPTWNAALLAVLSLMVPAFTMCQSTGPEFGSAKPQNCPGVCSCTNQLSKVVCTRRGLIRVPPNIPANTRYLNLMENSIETIQADTFRHLHHLEVLQLGRNAIRQIEVGAFNGLTSLNTLELFDNRLTVIPSGAFEYLSKLRELWLRNNPIESIPSYAFNRVPSLMRLDLGELRKLEYISDGAFEGLHNLKYLNLGMCNLREFPNLSPLVGLEELEISENVFPELKPGAFRGLKNLRKLWIMNSAITMIERNAFDDITALVELNLAHNNLSSLPHNLFTPLQYLVELHLHHNPWRCDCDVVWLSWWLREYIPTNSTCCGRCHTPVHMRGRYLVEVDQTTFQCSAPFILDAPRDLNISAARVAELKCRTAAMSSVRWLLPNGTVLTHGSAHPRISVLNDGTLNFSNVLPSDTGVYTCMVSNMAGNSNASAYLNVSNAELNTSNLSYFTTVTVEVLAPTVEETPKPKPTVPASPSVFQPVFISTPTVLFQNTQTPRQVSIPTARVPREPAASLDEVMKTTKIIIGCFVAVTLLAAAMLIAFYKLRKRHQQRSTVAAARTIEIIQMEEEVPPVPPPTSGSSGSDDTGLVLPTLVEHNSNTFKPGYVSSSSRQGGYGAHWTQNNSLHRSVRQHHSHISTIADPYVIKTTHGKDKVQETQI